ACTCAACACTGGCTTCGAGCGCGAAATCGTCGAATCTTTGCTCGAAGCGCTGGGCTGGCAAGGGGATTCGACCGTCGACGCCGTCGTGTGCGGCAGTGATGTGCCGGCCGGGCGGCCCGCCCCCTTCATGATCTTCCGGGCGATGGAACTCCTCGGGGTCATCGACGTCGCGCGCGTTCTCGTCGCCGGGGACACGCCGCGCGATCTCGAGGCCGGCACAAATGCCGGCGCGGCCTCCGTCGTCGGCGTGCTCTCCGGCGCCGGCACGGCCGAGGAACTCGGAGCTCATAAGCACACGCACCTGCTGCCCTCGGTGGCCGACCTGCCGGCCTTAATCGGCGCACCCGTTGCCGCAGCGAGCATTTCGTGACCACAAAGACCCTCGCCGCCGTATGGCGCGGAGGCGGGAACATCAGCATGCAACTGGTCCCCGTCCCGCCGCTGGGCCGGGGCGAGGTTTTGGTGCGGGTGCGGCTGGCCACGGTCTGCGGCAGCGACCGCCACACCGTCAGCGGACGCCGCACCCAACCCTGTCCGTCGATCCTCGGCCATGAAGCCGTCGGTGAGATCGTCTCGCTCGGGGAGGGCGACCCTGGTGCAGTCGACGGCCGCCCGTTGCGGGTGGGGCAGCGCGTCATCTGGTCGGTCACGCTGGCGTGCGGCGCGTGCGATCGGTGCCGCGCCGGCGTGACCGCGAAATGCCGCACCGTGCGCAAGGCCGGGCACGAAGCGCTGGATTCGGGGTGGGCGCTTTCCGGCGGCTATGCCCAACACGCGGTGTTGCCGAAAGGTTTGCCGATCGCGATCGTCGCCGACGACCTGCCCGACGCTGTCGCTGCGCCCGCCGCGTGCGCGACCGCCACGGTCATGGCGGTTACCGAGCGTGCAGGCGCGATGGCCGGCCGACGAGTGGTGGTCGTGGGAGCGGGCATGCTGGGCCTGAGTGCGGTGGCCGCGGCGGCCTGGGCCGGAGCCGCCTCGGTGCTGGCAGTCGACCCGGTGCCCGCCAGACGCCAATTCGCACAACGCTTCGGCGCGACCTCAGTGGAACCGTCAATCCCCGAGAACGCCGATTGCGACGTGCTGTTGGAGTTCTCCGGCTCGTCGGCGGCGCTGGGAGCCGGGATACGCGCGCTCGACGTCCAGGGGGTGGCGGTGCTGGCCGGGTCCGTGGCTCCCGACACACCGATCAGCGTGGACCCGGAGTCGGTGGTGCGTCGCCAGTTGTGCATCGCAGGGGTGCACAACTACGAGCCGCGCCACCTCACCGCCGCGCTGGACTTCCTGCGCCAGACGGGCGAGCGGTTTCCCTGGCCGCAACTCGTCGCCCGGCCGCACCGCCTCGACGACATCGCCACCCTCCTGATGGCGTCAGGCGGAACGGTGCCCCGCTATTCGATCGCCCCTTGAGCACGCGCCGGCCGCGGTGAAACGCGGCGCGCATCGGGAGAACACTTCATGCTCGCCTGCGCATCGCTGTTCCTGATCGCTCTGGCCGCCGGCACGCTCGGGGGACTGGTCGGCACCGGGTCTTCACTCGTGCTGCTGCCGGTGCTGGTCACCATGTACGGTCCGCGCGTCGCCGTGCCGATCATGGCCGTCGCGGCCGTCATGGCGAACGTGAGCCGAGTCGCGGCCTGGTGGAAGCACATTCGCTGGAGACCGGTGCTGGCCTACGCCGTTCCCGGTACGCCCGCCGCGGTACTCGGCGCGCACACCCTGCTCACCATTCCCCAGACCGTCGTGGAGAACGTGCTCGGCGGCTTCTTCCTGCTCATGATCCCGGTACGGAGAATCATTGCGGCGCGTCAATGGCGGGTTCGGCTGTGGCAACTCGGCGGTGCGGGCGGGCTCGTCGGATTTCTGACCGGACTGATCTTGTCCACCGGCCCCCTCAGCGTGCCGGTGTTCACCGGGTACGGGCTCACCGGCGGCTCGTTCCTGGGCACCGAGGCCGCCAGCGCCATGATGCTCTACCTGGCCAAGATGGCGACCTTCGACCAATTCGGCGCGCTGAACCACTCCGTCGTCATCCGCGGCCTCGCGATCGGGGCCGCGCTGATGATCGGCCCGTTCCTGGCGCGTCCGCTCGTGCGCCGCTTACACACCCGCACCTACGGCCTGCTCATCGACCTCGTGCTCCTGGTCGCAGGCGTAGGCCTCTTCGTCACGACCCTGGGCACCGCACGCTGACGTGTGGAGTCGGATCGGTTGGCGCACAATAAGCGTCATATCCATCGCCCACGACCTACCGTCTCGGCTGGTTGGGCGCCAAGCCCTCACGAACACAGCGTGCCGAAATCGGCAACCGCTTACTTCATGGCAAACTCGTCTGGTCAAACGCGGAATCTTCAACTGGCGGTATGCATGAAGCCTTTGTCCGAGCGCGAACTGCGAATGAACCAACAGGCCGCAGCGGTTGCTGCAGCGGTGCTGTCCCAGCCCGTCGAGGCGGCGACGCGCTGCGAGCACGCGTCGACGGACATGGTGGCCGAGGCCGCCGGCGCGAGCCGGTTCACCCGCGGAGTGGCGAAGTTCTTCGGCCGCGTCCCGACGCTGGGGAACCTGGGCGGAATGCTCAAGCAGATGGAGACGGGTGGGCTGCCCGAAACCTTCGTCCTCGCGGTCACGAGGGACCAGGTCCACGTGATCGAGGACAAGCGGAGCCACAGAGACCTTGTCGCCGGCCGGGTGCTGAGGTCCTGGGACAGGGCGGACTTCAAGGCTCGCACCGTCACCCCGGAGTGGAACGTGTCGCGGGGAGTGCCCGACGACCGGCAACTGCTGGTGCTCTGGGTGCCGATCGAGGCGAGCAGCAATCCGTATCTGCAGGCCGGCGTGCGGGCCGCAGCCGAGGCCGGTCAGCCGGGCTTGCCGACCGACTTCATGGTCGCCAAAGACGCCCCGAGCCAGCGGCTCATCGACGCCCTCGACGCCGCGGGCCACGTCCGCGTCGTCGACGTCCTGGGTGACGCCGAGGAGGCGCAGGACCCGGAGGACGCCGCGGACCCGTCAGACGTCTCTTCCCCGCGGCCGTCGACCACCGAACGGCTCCAGGAGCTGGAAACGCTGCGCGCCACCGGAGTGGTCTCGGAGGCCGAATACGCCCGCAAGCGGGAGCAGATCATCGACGAACTGTGACGCGTGTCTCCGGACCGCCCGTCGCCGGCAGATGAACCTTTGGATCCGATACCCCGGGCCGGTCGCGGCCGGCGGACTTTTCGGTAGGTTGAACGCGGTTCGATCCGACCGGGAAGGGAGACACCGTTGCGTCAAACCGCGGCCATGGCCGAGGCCGACCGCGTCTGGATGATCGACACGCTGCTCGCGCTGCTCCAGACTCCGAGCCCCTCGGGGCGGACGGACGCGGTGATGCAGTCGATCGGCGACATCTTCGACGACCTCGGGGTGCGGTTCTCGCTGACCCGTCGCGGGGCGCTGACCGCCGAGCTGCCGGGTGAGTCGGCCACCACCGACCGGGCGCTGATCGTGCACGCGGACACCATCGGTTGCATGGTGCGGAGGCTGAAGGACAACGGCCGGCTCGAGATCATCCCGGTCGGGACTTTCTCGGCCCGGTTCGCCGCGGGCGCGCGCGTCCGGATCTTCTCCGACGACCCGGACGAGTTCATCACGGGCACGATCCTGCCGGTCAAGGCCAGTGGGCATGCGTTCGGCGACGAGATCGACACCCAGCCGACCGATTGGGAGCATG
This genomic window from Mycobacterium saskatchewanense contains:
- a CDS encoding phosphonatase-like hydrolase, giving the protein MITPELVVLDMAGTTIDDGQQVYRVLAETAVAHGGTPTPDDIGRWHGAAKHEALRALLTPPGGPPPDAGRLRTVVADFHARLTAAYTAAAPVPLPGVPEALADLRRAGIRVALNTGFEREIVESLLEALGWQGDSTVDAVVCGSDVPAGRPAPFMIFRAMELLGVIDVARVLVAGDTPRDLEAGTNAGAASVVGVLSGAGTAEELGAHKHTHLLPSVADLPALIGAPVAAASIS
- a CDS encoding zinc-binding dehydrogenase — encoded protein: MQLVPVPPLGRGEVLVRVRLATVCGSDRHTVSGRRTQPCPSILGHEAVGEIVSLGEGDPGAVDGRPLRVGQRVIWSVTLACGACDRCRAGVTAKCRTVRKAGHEALDSGWALSGGYAQHAVLPKGLPIAIVADDLPDAVAAPAACATATVMAVTERAGAMAGRRVVVVGAGMLGLSAVAAAAWAGAASVLAVDPVPARRQFAQRFGATSVEPSIPENADCDVLLEFSGSSAALGAGIRALDVQGVAVLAGSVAPDTPISVDPESVVRRQLCIAGVHNYEPRHLTAALDFLRQTGERFPWPQLVARPHRLDDIATLLMASGGTVPRYSIAP
- a CDS encoding sulfite exporter TauE/SafE family protein, with the protein product MLACASLFLIALAAGTLGGLVGTGSSLVLLPVLVTMYGPRVAVPIMAVAAVMANVSRVAAWWKHIRWRPVLAYAVPGTPAAVLGAHTLLTIPQTVVENVLGGFFLLMIPVRRIIAARQWRVRLWQLGGAGGLVGFLTGLILSTGPLSVPVFTGYGLTGGSFLGTEAASAMMLYLAKMATFDQFGALNHSVVIRGLAIGAALMIGPFLARPLVRRLHTRTYGLLIDLVLLVAGVGLFVTTLGTAR